AAGTTGCGCCGCCCGCCCGCGGCCAGCGTCCCGAAGTTCAGGTCGAAGAGGGCGCCCTGGTCGGCGGGGCCGGCATCGACGAAGGAGCCGATGCGACCGCGATCGCTGGGGCCGGCCAGCGGGTTGGCCGAGGCCAGGCCGTCGTTGCTGGTAAAGACAAGGGCCGGGCTATCCCCTTTGGCCAGGGTGACGAATTCCGAGAAGGCGGTTGGCTCGACATCCCAATCCACCACCCGCCGGTAGCGCAGGTCGATGGCTGCGGAGGAGATGTTCTCGATGCTGACATCGATCTGGTAGAGGTTGGCGAAGACGGAGGGGTGGAAGGCGTGAACCACGCGCAAGGCGCCGGTCATCTCCACGGTCGCGATGGCCGTGCGCTCGTCGGCGCTGAAACTGAGCACAGCCAGGTTGACGATGCCCTGGTCGCGATTGGCCCAGCCCGCCCTTCCCGACCCGGCATCGGCCACGCCCCAGCCCTCGGCCGGGCGGTCATGGCCGATGCCCTCGTTGCCTGTGGGCAGATAGCGCAGGCCGACGATGCGGCTGCCGAGCACGGTCGAGCGCGGCCCGCCGGCGACGTTCAGTTCGCCGCTCGGGTTGACGCCCAGCAGCACCGTATCGTTGCCAATGAAAACGCCGCTTCCGGGATCGGCGGCGGCCGCTCGCGGGAGGGCGAACAAAAGCGCCGCCAGCGCCAGACAGAGCAGACGACGGCAGGAGAGGGAGAACGGCAAGGCGGGACGAGACATGGCTGGACTCCGGGAATGCGAACGCCGCAGGCGGTGCTTGAGGACGGGCCTGGCAAAACGTATGACCGCTCACCCTCTGTTCCCATCTTCCAACGAGCGATGGCTGTCCGTAACACTCACAGGGTGGCGTGTGCAGGCGAAATGGATTGTAACACGAAATGATTGCAGGTCAAGGCAGCCGAAAAGCGCGAAGCGAAACGCCAGGTCGTCGGCGTGCTGCCGCTGTTGCAGCGTGTTGCCCCAGAGCCTGTATAGCAGTAGCCCCGCTTCAGCGCCACCGGCGTATCTTCGTCATTGTGCGCAGCCACCTGGTTGAGGCAGTATTCCCGATCTTCCACCTTAGCTCGTGGTCCAGTTTTCGGGGTCAATTATAGTCACAATCGGCAACTGGGACCAGCGTTGGCGGAAGGCCAGGCGTTTGTGCTGCCATACTTGGTTGGCCTCTTGTCTTGCGGCCAGGGTCTCTTTTCTCTGGCGGCGCAGAGCTCGCCACTGGTCAGCTTGCGCTTTGCGCTCAGATGAGGAGTGTTCTGAAGCGCCGCTTTTGGCAGCCTGACGCTCGCTTTTCAACGTTTGCCAGGCTGCATCTTCGACTCGCTGCTGTTGGCGGACGGCTCGACGTTCGTCCCGCAGTGCGGCCTCTTCCTGGCGCAGGGCTCGTTTTTCCTCCTTCAAGCTAGGTGCTGCGCAGGCATCGTCCTGACTTTCCAAGACTGGCTGCCCTCTGGAGGCCGCCACAAAATCCAACATGGCCTCGGTGTAGTCCCGGCTTGCGTCGGCGAATACTTGTCCGGGCCATTGACGCACTTGGCCTGGGTCAGTCGGTTGCTCGATCACCAGTCGTCCCGAAGAACCGCTGACCGCCGGCAGTTTGTCCTCCATTTCATGGCTGGCCGGGACGAAACAGAGGTCAACATTCAGGGCTTGCCCGGGCGCTTCGGCTGTACGGCCAACGGTTTCCGGCCCCCTTTTTTTACCACACTCTCGGCTTCTGACCAGAGCCCGGCATCCACGAGGATTCGCTTCACCGTATTAGGGCTGACCAAGGGCACCCAGTTATTCCCTTTGGCCAACTCGTCGGCTATGCGCCGCTTACCTCGTTCTGGGTGCGCTCGTCGCATGGCTATCACCTGTGCCTCTACCTCTGCTGACGCGACGTGAGGATGGTGCGGCGCATGGCTGTTTGTCTCGTTCAAAGCCTCATACCCGCCCGCCTCAAAGCGAGGCTTCCAGTGATAGAAGGTACTCTGTGACACATGGGCCCGGCGGCAGGCCTCTTCTCGATCTCCAGTTGCTTCCCATACCTCAAACAGCAACCGTCGTTGTTGCGCTGTCGTGGTTGGGAAATAGGTGCGTTTCTCTGTCATAATTTCCTATCTTACCTTAACTTGGCCATTCCTGCTATTCCATCATCATCTTGACCAATACAATTTTTAACAAGAATGCTCATCAGAACTTTTCGATTTTCAAGTCGATGGTCAAAATTCCATAATTCGGCTGCAAGAAATTGATTCTCAGGTGGCGAAATTGACATGTTATGTTTAGCAGAGTTCGATCCAGCCTGTGGATACCAGCTGCCGTCTTCACTGTCAAACGGCAGCTAACCTAGAACCGGAATGCCCTACTTCGTAGGCGAGAATTGCTGTTGCCCCAAGCATTTCTCCTTAATCGTCTGTTTCTGCCATTCATGTCCACTATCGGCCAAATTTGGTTGATTCATTTGTTCAAGGCTAAAGTCCCAGTTGAAGTCAAATTCTAGCATCATTGCCAGTCTGTCGAAGATTCGTGATGTCAATCTGTCTGAGTAGAATAAGTAAACGATATTATTCGGAGAGATCTCGCATTTCACTTCGTATCCCTGGACTATTGCTTCTACGTCCTCCTTCGTCGTGATTCCTTTTCGCAAATCAATTTGTTTGAGGCGATAAGTGAAGTAGTTGTAAGGGAAATCACCCGGCCCATATTCGGCTAAGCGTTCCGCATCAACCCCTAGTTCCTCAGTGAGTTCGAGCACCTTTTTTTCAGAAACCCCATAGGTTTCTGCAAGATACGTCACTGAGTTAACGGAAGCGTTGGTTGGTGGACGCAGAAGATTGGCAAGAAGTGGGCCACAACATAGGAATAGCGAACCACCAATCAGGCTAAGCAGGACAATCAACCCGATACTGCGCTTTCGAAGTGGATTCGATTGGCATATCTGAGAAAACCAAGTTGACATTGTATCTCCTTCCACGTTAGTGGAACCCGCCACCACCGCCGCCCGCTGACCAGCCCAAATCTCTGTGTATTAGCGATGAAAGGCTTCTTGGAGACAAGCCGTTCGCCAGAGCTGCGCCATGATCCCCTGCTATGAAGCCCATATTGACATCAGCGTAATCCATATCAACCGAAAGA
This is a stretch of genomic DNA from Caldilineales bacterium. It encodes these proteins:
- a CDS encoding helix-turn-helix domain-containing protein, whose product is MTEKRTYFPTTTAQQRRLLFEVWEATGDREEACRRAHVSQSTFYHWKPRFEAGGYEALNETNSHAPHHPHVASAEVEAQVIAMRRAHPERGKRRIADELAKGNNWVPLVSPNTVKRILVDAGLWSEAESVVKKGGRKPLAVQPKRPGKP